The following proteins are co-located in the Phyllostomus discolor isolate MPI-MPIP mPhyDis1 chromosome 1, mPhyDis1.pri.v3, whole genome shotgun sequence genome:
- the ITPK1 gene encoding inositol-tetrakisphosphate 1-kinase isoform X3 has protein sequence MQDDRICSPPFMELTSLCGDDTMQLLEKNGLAFPFICKTRVAHGTNSHEMAIVFNREGLSAVQPPCVVQNFINHNAVLYKVFVVGESYTVVQRPSLKNFSAGMSDRESIFFNSHNVSKPESSSVLTELDKIEGVFERPSDEVIRKLSRALRQALGVSLFGIDIIINNQTGQHAVIDINAFPGYEGVSEFFTDLLNHIATVLQGQSAATAAAGDAAPLRHSRLLAEQAGSPAGERTCSAGPGCCGSMVGQDPPWTAGADAGGVGSGGASKLPHQRLGCTAAVSPSFQQHCVASLATKASSQ, from the exons ACGACCGGATCTGCTCGCCGCCCTTCATGGAGCTCACGAGCCTGTGCGGGGACGACACCATGCAGCTCCTGGAGAAGAACGGCCTGGCCTTCCCGTTCA TTTGCAAGACCAGAGTGGCCCACGGCACCAACTCGCACGAG ATGGCCATCGTGTTCAACCGGGAGGGCCTGAGCGCCGTCCAGCCGCCCTGCGTGGTCCAGAACTTCATCAACCACAACGCCGTGCTGTACAAAGTGTTCGTGGTCGGCGAGTCCTACACGGTGGTGCAGCGGCCCTCACTCAAGAACTTCTCCGCGGGCATGTCAG ACCGTGAGTCCATCTTCTTCAACAGCCACAACGTGTCCAAGCCAGAGTCGTCCTCGGTCCTGACCGAG CTGGACAAGATCGAGGGCGTGTTCGAGCGGCCGAGCGACGAGGTCATCCGGAAGCTGTCCCGCGCCCTGCGGCAGGCGCTGGGCGTGTCGCTGTTCGGGATCGACATCATCATCAACAACCAGACGGGGCAGCACGCCGTCATCGACATCAACGCCTTCCCAG gctACGAGGGCGTGAGCGAGTTCTTCACGGACCTCCTGAACCACATCGCCACCGTGCTACAGGGCCAGAGCGCGGCCACCGCGGCCGCGGGGGACGCGGCCCCACTGAGGCACAGCAGGCTCCTGGCGGAGCAGGCGGGCAGCCCGGCGGGCGAGCGGACATGCAGCGCCGGCCCCGGCTGCTGCGGCAGCATGGTGGGCCAGGACCCGCCCTGGACGGCGGGGGCCGATGCGGGCGGCGTGGGCTCGGGCGGCGCCTCCAAGCTGCCGCACCAGAGACTCGGCTGCACGGCCGCCGTGTCGCCCAGCTTCCAGCAGCACTGCGTGGCCTCCCTGGCCACCAAGGCCTCCTCCCAGTAG